The region CTCGCGGGCCTTCATCCGCTCAAGCGATTGCTTGCGAGCCTCGGTTTCAAACCAGCTCGGATGGACACTTTCGACACCACGTTCCGCAGCAAACTGCTCCGCGCCTTCACCCATCAGGAAGACGTGCGGGCTATCCGTGCGCACCTTGTCCGCCAACATGATCGGATTCTTGATCGTTTTCACGCCAGTTATCGCGCCCGCGCTGCGATCACGCCCGTCCATAATCGACGCATCAAACTCGTTCTCGCCCTCCCACGTGTAGACCGCGCCCTTGCCCGCATTGAACAACGGATTGTCTTCCATCAGCACAATCGCCGCCTGAATGGCATCCATGGCGCTACCCTCTTCGGCCAAGATTGCAGCGCCCGCATCCAACGCTTCCTGCAATGCCGCCTCGTATTCGGCTTCCTTTTCTGGGGGAACGCTATCCGGCTTTATCGTGCCTGCCCCACCATGGATCGCAATCGACCATTTTGGACTGTCCTGTGCCAAAGCGGATCCTCCGACGATTGCTGAAACCAAGGCGAGCAGCGCAAGCAGTTTTTTCATGGGTCGCACTATTCGTCAGTGCATGGAAGATGGCAACCGACTTTTGCGTTTGGCGATGGCCGGCTTGGGGGGTAAGTTGCTGGATGAAAATCTAGCTTGGGAGAGTGATCATGGCATTTGGTGCACAATCGACTGCGGATGAGGTGCTTGGCGGGCACGATCTGTCCGGCAAGACTGTGCTCGTCACGGGCGGCAATTCAGGCCTGGGCCGGGAAACTGCGCGCGCCATGGCTGCAAAGGGCGCAAATGTGGTGATCGCCGGGCGCGATCAGGCAAAGCTGGACGAAGCCAAGGCCGCGATCGAAGCCGATGTTCCAAGCGCAAGGGTTGAAACGATTGTAGGCGATCTGGGATCGCTGGAAAGCATTCGTGCCTGCGGCGCAGAGGCAAACGAGCGCTTCGACAAGATCGATATTCTGATCAATAACGCGGGCGTAATGGCTTGTCCCCAAGCGCAGACATCCGACGGGTTCGAAATGCAGTTTGGCACCAACCATCTGGGCCATTTCGCACTGACAAAGCATTTGATACCGCTGATCGAGAAGGGGCAGAACAAACGCATCGTCAATCTATCCAGCCGCGGGCATCACTTTGCCCCGGTTGATCTGGATGACCCCAATTTCGAACACCGCGAATACGAGAAATGGGCGAGCTATGGTCAAGCCAAGACCGCCAATATTCTGTTCAGCGTAGGACTTGAGCAACGTTTCGCAGACAAGGGCATTCATGTCTATGCTGTGCACCCAGGCGGCATCCAGACCAATCTTGGGCGGCATTTGACGGAGCAGGACATCGAAGCGCTATTGGCACGTGTCACCACCAGTGACAGCGCGTTTGAATGGAAGACCATTCCACAAGGTGCAGCAACAACCTGCTGGGCGGCGATCTCTCCCGAACTGGAGGGCAAAGGCGGCGTATATTGCGAAGATTGCCATGTGGCCGAAAATGACGATGAGTCGTCTGCCGGCGGCGTGCGCAGCTACGCCATCGATCCAGACATCGCCGATCAGCTGTGGTCAATCAGCGAACAGATGACCGGCGAAAGCTTTTCCGCCTAAATCAGGCGCAGACGAATTCGCCAACAAGCTTCAAGCAATCCTTGGACTCGCGTGTCGG is a window of Altererythrobacter rubellus DNA encoding:
- a CDS encoding SDR family NAD(P)-dependent oxidoreductase; this translates as MAFGAQSTADEVLGGHDLSGKTVLVTGGNSGLGRETARAMAAKGANVVIAGRDQAKLDEAKAAIEADVPSARVETIVGDLGSLESIRACGAEANERFDKIDILINNAGVMACPQAQTSDGFEMQFGTNHLGHFALTKHLIPLIEKGQNKRIVNLSSRGHHFAPVDLDDPNFEHREYEKWASYGQAKTANILFSVGLEQRFADKGIHVYAVHPGGIQTNLGRHLTEQDIEALLARVTTSDSAFEWKTIPQGAATTCWAAISPELEGKGGVYCEDCHVAENDDESSAGGVRSYAIDPDIADQLWSISEQMTGESFSA